In one Drosophila pseudoobscura strain MV-25-SWS-2005 chromosome X, UCI_Dpse_MV25, whole genome shotgun sequence genomic region, the following are encoded:
- the LOC4811727 gene encoding LOW QUALITY PROTEIN: diphosphomevalonate decarboxylase-like (The sequence of the model RefSeq protein was modified relative to this genomic sequence to represent the inferred CDS: substituted 1 base at 1 genomic stop codon) produces the protein MWLNDEELLFEEDSRLMRCLKGVQRLAHINGSQEASLCWKVHIASRNNFPTAAGLASSAAGYACLVYSLARLYGIPLTEELTTIARQGSGSACRSLFGGFVQWHRGVLDDGSDSVAEPVASAQHWPNMHVLILVVNDERKKTSSTTGMQRSVTTSQLIQHRVDKLVPERIANLKKAIKARDFXSFAEITMKDSNQFHAIALDTYPPCVYMNDVSHAIVNFVHTYNKTTGTVHAAYTFDSGPNA, from the exons ATGTGGCTCAATGATGAGGAATTGCTTTTCGAGGAGGACTCTCGTCTTATGCGCTGTTTAAAAGGAG ttcaACGTCTAGCACATATTAATGGTTCTCAAGAAGCTTCACTCTGTTGGAAAGTACATATTGCATCGCGTAACAATTTTCCTACCGCTGCTGGTCTTGCATCAAGCGCAGCTGGTTACGCTTGCCTGGTATATTCCCTGGCACGTTTATATGGTATCCCCCTTACTGAAGAATTGACGACTATAGCTCGACAAGGTAGTGGTTCTGCATGTCGTAGTTTATTTGGTGGTTTTGTTCAATGGCACCGTGGAGTTCTTGATGATGGCAGCGACTCTGTCGCTGAACCAGTTGCATCAGCCCAACATTGGCCGAATATGCATGTACTCATTTTAGTCGTAAACGatgaacgaaaaaaaacaagctcCACTACAGGTATGCAACGTTCTGTGACTACATCGCAGTTAATTCAGCATCGAGTTGATAAACTAGTTCCGGAAAGGATCGCGAATTTAAAAAAGGCCATAAAAGCTCGTGATTTTTAATCATTTGCTGAGATAACGATGAAAGACTCAAATCAGTTTCATGCAATCGCCTTGGACACTTATCCACCATGCGTTTATATGAACGATGTGTCTCATGCTATAGTTaattttgtacatacatacaataaaaCTACGGGTACAGTGCATGCAGCGTACACATTTGATTCTGGTCCAAACGCATGA